In Harpia harpyja isolate bHarHar1 chromosome 18, bHarHar1 primary haplotype, whole genome shotgun sequence, a single genomic region encodes these proteins:
- the RAB41 gene encoding ras-related protein Rab-41 isoform X4, whose translation MATARPTAGWGGVWRSDAPVTAAEVTRGGAGRRRRSRCTLGGVSFSSVTAPARPPRAAMSAPGSGGEFGNPLRKFKLVFLGEQSVGKTSLITRFMYDSFDNTYQATIGIDFLSKTMYLEDRTVRLQLWDTAGQERFRSLIPSYIRDSTIAVVVYDITNLNSFQQTSKWIDDVRTERGSDVIIMLVGNKTDLADKRQVSIEEGERKAQELNMMYIETSAKAGYNVKQLFRRVAAALPGMDSTPEKSKEDMIDIKLEKPPEQPVTESGCSC comes from the exons ATGGCAACCGCCCGCCCtacggcggggtgggggggggtgtggcgGAGTGACGCGCCGGTGACGGCGGCGGAAGTGacgcgcggcggggcggggcggcggcggcggtcccgGTGTACGCTCGGCGGTGTCTCCTTCTCCTCAGTCACGGCTCCGGCTCGGCCTCCCCGCGCCGCCATGTCCgcccccggcagcggcggcgagTTCGGGAACCCGCTGAGGAAATTCAAGCTCGTCTTTCTGGGCGAGCAGAGCG tTGGGAAGACCTCTCTGATCACCAGGTTTATGTATGACAGTTTTGACAATACTTACCAG gcgACCATTGGAATTGATTTCCTGTCAAAAACAATGTATCTTGAAGATCGCACG GTTCGGCTGCAGCTTTGGGACACAGCAGGCCAGGAGCGGTTCCGCAGTCTCATTCCCAGCTACATCCGCGACTCCACTATTGCTGTGGTAGTCTATGACATTACAA ACTTGAATTCTTTCCAGCAAACCTCCAAGTGGATTGATGACGTTCGGACAGAGAGAGGAAGTGATGTCATCATCATGTTGGTGGGGAACAAAACTGACCTGGCAGACAAGAG ACAGGTTTCTATAGAGGAGGGTGAGAGAAAAGCCCAAGAACTGAATATGATGTATATTGAAACCAGTGCTAAAGCAGGATATAATGTGAAACAG cttttccgTCGTGTGGCTGCTGCCTTACCTGGGATGGACAGCACACCAGAGAAGAGCAAAGAAGACA TGATTGACATCAAACTAGAGAAACCTCCTGAGCAGCCAGTAACGGAGAGCGGGTGCTCCTGCTAA
- the RAB41 gene encoding ras-related protein Rab-41 isoform X3, whose product MATARPTAGWGGVWRSDAPVTAAEVTRGGAGRRRRSRCTLGGVSFSSVTAPARPPRAAMSAPGSGGEFGNPLRKFKLVFLGEQSVGKTSLITRFMYDSFDNTYQATIGIDFLSKTMYLEDRTVRLQLWDTAGQERFRSLIPSYIRDSTIAVVVYDITNLNSFQQTSKWIDDVRTERGSDVIIMLVGNKTDLADKRQITTEEGEQRAKELNVMFIETSAKTGYNVKQLFRRVAAALPGMDSTPEKSKEDMIDIKLEKPPEQPVTESGCSC is encoded by the exons ATGGCAACCGCCCGCCCtacggcggggtgggggggggtgtggcgGAGTGACGCGCCGGTGACGGCGGCGGAAGTGacgcgcggcggggcggggcggcggcggcggtcccgGTGTACGCTCGGCGGTGTCTCCTTCTCCTCAGTCACGGCTCCGGCTCGGCCTCCCCGCGCCGCCATGTCCgcccccggcagcggcggcgagTTCGGGAACCCGCTGAGGAAATTCAAGCTCGTCTTTCTGGGCGAGCAGAGCG tTGGGAAGACCTCTCTGATCACCAGGTTTATGTATGACAGTTTTGACAATACTTACCAG gcgACCATTGGAATTGATTTCCTGTCAAAAACAATGTATCTTGAAGATCGCACG GTTCGGCTGCAGCTTTGGGACACAGCAGGCCAGGAGCGGTTCCGCAGTCTCATTCCCAGCTACATCCGCGACTCCACTATTGCTGTGGTAGTCTATGACATTACAA ACTTGAATTCTTTCCAGCAAACCTCCAAGTGGATTGATGACGTTCGGACAGAGAGAGGAAGTGATGTCATCATCATGTTGGTGGGGAACAAAACTGACCTGGCAGACAAGAG GCAAATCACTACAGAAGAAGGTGAACAGAGAGCCAAAGAGCTGAATGTGATGTTTATTGAGACCAGTGCAAAGACTGGATACAATGTGAAACAG cttttccgTCGTGTGGCTGCTGCCTTACCTGGGATGGACAGCACACCAGAGAAGAGCAAAGAAGACA TGATTGACATCAAACTAGAGAAACCTCCTGAGCAGCCAGTAACGGAGAGCGGGTGCTCCTGCTAA
- the ARR3 gene encoding arrestin-C isoform X4: protein MDVMPHSSLRLHPWIKPSRPQSPEPLRHSRQHDTLHGGTGSRSIVTGWEDSNAGLGTCSADFQGLFYNSTCCKHSSLSCCKPGPHLVPRKQPAVLRLPVASATAAHNVPYGLGLHLPHAEAPWLLEAALVTAPCPCTLPIARALFSSHHMSLFQLKPQLGLLPSGKLQRAKPIPGSCAWQPRPPTSPTAGPGLQSPKRLFLCLVTPCHGMRALGFGAWKLGLQLQGFHTKAYQFPSPARIFKLPEEEISWPVPTIAPCRFCQVFSHSQAFGISFADSFFSVFFPHFSFCGSPLMSSAACLSQEARRTSSSRNSLARNSRGRKTTTRRRPTKRKANLAACSHGWPPGPTRPGLGRRCP from the exons ATGGATGTGATGCCCCATTCCAGCTTGAGATTACATCCTTGGATTAAACCATCCAGGCCTCAAAGCCCTGAGCCCCTGCGTCACAGCAGACAGCATGACACCCTCCATGGTGGCACAGGCAGCAGGAGCATTGTCACAGGCTGGGAGGATTCAAATGCTGGGCTCGGCACGTGTTCTGCCGATTTCCAGGGCTTATTTTACAACTCCACTTGCTGCAAACACAGCAGCCTCTCCTGCTGCAAGCCCGGACCTCACCTTGTCCCTCGGAAGCAGCCAGCAGTGCTCCGTCTCCCAGTCGCAAGTGCCACCGCTGCACATAACGTCCCCTACGGCCTTGGTCTCCATCTGCCCCACGCTGAGGCCCCTTGGCTGCTGGAAGCAGCGCTGGTCACAGCCCCGTGCCCCTGCACGCTCCCCATTGCCAGagccctcttctcctcccaccacATGAGCTTATTCCAGCTGAAGCCACAGCTGGGGTTGCTTCCCTCTGGGAAGCTGCAGCGTGCCAAACCCATTCCTGGCAGCTGTGCCTGGCAGCCGCGGCCGCCAACCAGCCCCACAGCCGGCCCTGGCTTGCAAAGCCCCAAAAGGCTGTTTTTGTGTCTGGTTACACCCTGCCACGGGATGCGAGCGCTGGGATTTGGAGCCTGGAAACTCGGGCTGCAACTGCAAGGCTTTCACACCAAAGCCTATCAGTTTCCCAGCCCAGCAAGGATATTTAAACTTCCAGAGGAGGAAATCTCTTGGCCTGTCCCCACCATCGCTCCCTGTAGGTTTTGCCAAGTCTTTTCACATTCGCAAGCTTTTGGAATCAGTTTTGCTGACTCTTTTTTTTCCGTTTTCTTCCCCCACTTTTCATTTTGCGGCTCTCCCTTGATGTCATCTGCCGCTTGCCTTTCGCAAGAAG CGAGGAGGACATCGTCATCGAGGAATTCGCTCGCCAGAAACTCAAGGGGGAGAAAGACGACGACGAGGAGGAGGCCAACAAAGAGGAAAGCTAACCTGGCTGCCTGTTCGCACGGATGGCCACCGGGTCCCACGCGCCCCGGTTTGGGACGTAGATGCCCGTAG
- the RAB41 gene encoding ras-related protein Rab-41 isoform X7 — protein sequence MATARPTAGWGGVWRSDAPVTAAEVTRGGAGRRRRSRCTLGGVSFSSVTAPARPPRAAMSAPGSGGEFGNPLRKFKLVFLGEQSVGKTSLITRFMYDSFDNTYQATIGIDFLSKTMYLEDRTQVRLQLWDTAGQERFRSLIPSYIRDSTIAVVVYDITNLNSFQQTSKWIDDVRTERGSDVIIMLVGNKTDLADKSFSVVWLLPYLGWTAHQRRAKKT from the exons ATGGCAACCGCCCGCCCtacggcggggtgggggggggtgtggcgGAGTGACGCGCCGGTGACGGCGGCGGAAGTGacgcgcggcggggcggggcggcggcggcggtcccgGTGTACGCTCGGCGGTGTCTCCTTCTCCTCAGTCACGGCTCCGGCTCGGCCTCCCCGCGCCGCCATGTCCgcccccggcagcggcggcgagTTCGGGAACCCGCTGAGGAAATTCAAGCTCGTCTTTCTGGGCGAGCAGAGCG tTGGGAAGACCTCTCTGATCACCAGGTTTATGTATGACAGTTTTGACAATACTTACCAG gcgACCATTGGAATTGATTTCCTGTCAAAAACAATGTATCTTGAAGATCGCACG CAGGTTCGGCTGCAGCTTTGGGACACAGCAGGCCAGGAGCGGTTCCGCAGTCTCATTCCCAGCTACATCCGCGACTCCACTATTGCTGTGGTAGTCTATGACATTACAA ACTTGAATTCTTTCCAGCAAACCTCCAAGTGGATTGATGACGTTCGGACAGAGAGAGGAAGTGATGTCATCATCATGTTGGTGGGGAACAAAACTGACCTGGCAGACAAGAG cttttccgTCGTGTGGCTGCTGCCTTACCTGGGATGGACAGCACACCAGAGAAGAGCAAAGAAGACA TGA
- the RAB41 gene encoding ras-related protein Rab-41 isoform X2: MATARPTAGWGGVWRSDAPVTAAEVTRGGAGRRRRSRCTLGGVSFSSVTAPARPPRAAMSAPGSGGEFGNPLRKFKLVFLGEQSVGKTSLITRFMYDSFDNTYQATIGIDFLSKTMYLEDRTQVRLQLWDTAGQERFRSLIPSYIRDSTIAVVVYDITNLNSFQQTSKWIDDVRTERGSDVIIMLVGNKTDLADKRQVSIEEGERKAQELNMMYIETSAKAGYNVKQLFRRVAAALPGMDSTPEKSKEDMIDIKLEKPPEQPVTESGCSC, encoded by the exons ATGGCAACCGCCCGCCCtacggcggggtgggggggggtgtggcgGAGTGACGCGCCGGTGACGGCGGCGGAAGTGacgcgcggcggggcggggcggcggcggcggtcccgGTGTACGCTCGGCGGTGTCTCCTTCTCCTCAGTCACGGCTCCGGCTCGGCCTCCCCGCGCCGCCATGTCCgcccccggcagcggcggcgagTTCGGGAACCCGCTGAGGAAATTCAAGCTCGTCTTTCTGGGCGAGCAGAGCG tTGGGAAGACCTCTCTGATCACCAGGTTTATGTATGACAGTTTTGACAATACTTACCAG gcgACCATTGGAATTGATTTCCTGTCAAAAACAATGTATCTTGAAGATCGCACG CAGGTTCGGCTGCAGCTTTGGGACACAGCAGGCCAGGAGCGGTTCCGCAGTCTCATTCCCAGCTACATCCGCGACTCCACTATTGCTGTGGTAGTCTATGACATTACAA ACTTGAATTCTTTCCAGCAAACCTCCAAGTGGATTGATGACGTTCGGACAGAGAGAGGAAGTGATGTCATCATCATGTTGGTGGGGAACAAAACTGACCTGGCAGACAAGAG ACAGGTTTCTATAGAGGAGGGTGAGAGAAAAGCCCAAGAACTGAATATGATGTATATTGAAACCAGTGCTAAAGCAGGATATAATGTGAAACAG cttttccgTCGTGTGGCTGCTGCCTTACCTGGGATGGACAGCACACCAGAGAAGAGCAAAGAAGACA TGATTGACATCAAACTAGAGAAACCTCCTGAGCAGCCAGTAACGGAGAGCGGGTGCTCCTGCTAA
- the RAB41 gene encoding ras-related protein Rab-41 isoform X1: protein MATARPTAGWGGVWRSDAPVTAAEVTRGGAGRRRRSRCTLGGVSFSSVTAPARPPRAAMSAPGSGGEFGNPLRKFKLVFLGEQSVGKTSLITRFMYDSFDNTYQATIGIDFLSKTMYLEDRTQVRLQLWDTAGQERFRSLIPSYIRDSTIAVVVYDITNLNSFQQTSKWIDDVRTERGSDVIIMLVGNKTDLADKRQITTEEGEQRAKELNVMFIETSAKTGYNVKQLFRRVAAALPGMDSTPEKSKEDMIDIKLEKPPEQPVTESGCSC from the exons ATGGCAACCGCCCGCCCtacggcggggtgggggggggtgtggcgGAGTGACGCGCCGGTGACGGCGGCGGAAGTGacgcgcggcggggcggggcggcggcggcggtcccgGTGTACGCTCGGCGGTGTCTCCTTCTCCTCAGTCACGGCTCCGGCTCGGCCTCCCCGCGCCGCCATGTCCgcccccggcagcggcggcgagTTCGGGAACCCGCTGAGGAAATTCAAGCTCGTCTTTCTGGGCGAGCAGAGCG tTGGGAAGACCTCTCTGATCACCAGGTTTATGTATGACAGTTTTGACAATACTTACCAG gcgACCATTGGAATTGATTTCCTGTCAAAAACAATGTATCTTGAAGATCGCACG CAGGTTCGGCTGCAGCTTTGGGACACAGCAGGCCAGGAGCGGTTCCGCAGTCTCATTCCCAGCTACATCCGCGACTCCACTATTGCTGTGGTAGTCTATGACATTACAA ACTTGAATTCTTTCCAGCAAACCTCCAAGTGGATTGATGACGTTCGGACAGAGAGAGGAAGTGATGTCATCATCATGTTGGTGGGGAACAAAACTGACCTGGCAGACAAGAG GCAAATCACTACAGAAGAAGGTGAACAGAGAGCCAAAGAGCTGAATGTGATGTTTATTGAGACCAGTGCAAAGACTGGATACAATGTGAAACAG cttttccgTCGTGTGGCTGCTGCCTTACCTGGGATGGACAGCACACCAGAGAAGAGCAAAGAAGACA TGATTGACATCAAACTAGAGAAACCTCCTGAGCAGCCAGTAACGGAGAGCGGGTGCTCCTGCTAA
- the RAB41 gene encoding ras-related protein Rab-41 isoform X5 encodes MATARPTAGWGGVWRSDAPVTAAEVTRGGAGRRRRSRCTLGGVSFSSVTAPARPPRAAMSAPGSGGEFGNPLRKFKLVFLGEQSVGKTSLITRFMYDSFDNTYQATIGIDFLSKTMYLEDRTIRLQLWDTAGQERFRSLIPSYIRDSAVAVIVFDITNLNSFQQTSKWIDDVRTERGSDVIIMLVGNKTDLADKRQITTEEGEQRAKELNVMFIETSAKTGYNVKQLFRRVAAALPGMDSTPEKSKEDMIDIKLEKPPEQPVTESGCSC; translated from the exons ATGGCAACCGCCCGCCCtacggcggggtgggggggggtgtggcgGAGTGACGCGCCGGTGACGGCGGCGGAAGTGacgcgcggcggggcggggcggcggcggcggtcccgGTGTACGCTCGGCGGTGTCTCCTTCTCCTCAGTCACGGCTCCGGCTCGGCCTCCCCGCGCCGCCATGTCCgcccccggcagcggcggcgagTTCGGGAACCCGCTGAGGAAATTCAAGCTCGTCTTTCTGGGCGAGCAGAGCG tTGGGAAGACCTCTCTGATCACCAGGTTTATGTATGACAGTTTTGACAATACTTACCAG gcgACCATTGGAATTGATTTCCTGTCAAAAACAATGTATCTTGAAGATCGCACG ATCAGGCTGCAGCTGTGGGACACAGCCGGCCAGGAGAGGTTCCGCAGCCTCATTCCCAGCTACATCCGTGACTCTGCTGTGGCTGTCATTGTCTTTGACATTACAA ACTTGAATTCTTTCCAGCAAACCTCCAAGTGGATTGATGACGTTCGGACAGAGAGAGGAAGTGATGTCATCATCATGTTGGTGGGGAACAAAACTGACCTGGCAGACAAGAG GCAAATCACTACAGAAGAAGGTGAACAGAGAGCCAAAGAGCTGAATGTGATGTTTATTGAGACCAGTGCAAAGACTGGATACAATGTGAAACAG cttttccgTCGTGTGGCTGCTGCCTTACCTGGGATGGACAGCACACCAGAGAAGAGCAAAGAAGACA TGATTGACATCAAACTAGAGAAACCTCCTGAGCAGCCAGTAACGGAGAGCGGGTGCTCCTGCTAA
- the PDZD11 gene encoding PDZ domain-containing protein 11, producing MEGRLPYDDFPVVFLPPYESPPAWVPPHERVYHPDYNNELTQFLPRTIVLKKPPGAQLGFNIRGGKASQLGIFISKVIPDSDAHRAGLQEGDQVLSVNDVDFQDIEHSKAVEILKTAREITMRVRYFPYNYQRQKERTVH from the exons ATGGAGGGCCGGTTGCCTTACGACGATTTCCCGGTGGTTTTCCTGCCGCCTTACGAGAGCCCGCCCGCCTGGGTGCCGCCGCATGAG CGGGTGTACCACCCCGACTACAACAACGAGCTCACCCAGTTCCTGCCCCGCACCATCGTCCTGAAGAAGCCGCCCGGAGCGCAG CTGGGATTCAACATCCGGGGAGGAAAAGCCTCGCAGCTGGGGATCTTCATTTCTAAG GTGATCCCCGACTCGGATGCgcacagagctgggctgcaggaaGGGGACCAGGTGCTCTCGGTGAACGATGTGGATTTCCAGGATATTGAGCACAGCAAG gctGTGGAGATCCTGAAGACAGCCCGTGAAATCACCATGCGTGTGCGTTACTTCCCCTACA attaccagagacagaaggaaagaactgTTCACTAG
- the RAB41 gene encoding ras-related protein Rab-41 isoform X6 has protein sequence MATARPTAGWGGVWRSDAPVTAAEVTRGGAGRRRRSRCTLGGVSFSSVTAPARPPRAAMSAPGSGGEFGNPLRKFKLVFLGEQSVGKTSLITRFMYDSFDNTYQATIGIDFLSKTMYLEDRTIRLQLWDTAGQERFRSLIPSYIRDSAVAVIVFDITNLNSFQQTSKWIDDVRTERGSDVIIMLVGNKTDLADKRQVSIEEGERKAQELNMMYIETSAKAGYNVKQLFRRVAAALPGMDSTPEKSKEDMIDIKLEKPPEQPVTESGCSC, from the exons ATGGCAACCGCCCGCCCtacggcggggtgggggggggtgtggcgGAGTGACGCGCCGGTGACGGCGGCGGAAGTGacgcgcggcggggcggggcggcggcggcggtcccgGTGTACGCTCGGCGGTGTCTCCTTCTCCTCAGTCACGGCTCCGGCTCGGCCTCCCCGCGCCGCCATGTCCgcccccggcagcggcggcgagTTCGGGAACCCGCTGAGGAAATTCAAGCTCGTCTTTCTGGGCGAGCAGAGCG tTGGGAAGACCTCTCTGATCACCAGGTTTATGTATGACAGTTTTGACAATACTTACCAG gcgACCATTGGAATTGATTTCCTGTCAAAAACAATGTATCTTGAAGATCGCACG ATCAGGCTGCAGCTGTGGGACACAGCCGGCCAGGAGAGGTTCCGCAGCCTCATTCCCAGCTACATCCGTGACTCTGCTGTGGCTGTCATTGTCTTTGACATTACAA ACTTGAATTCTTTCCAGCAAACCTCCAAGTGGATTGATGACGTTCGGACAGAGAGAGGAAGTGATGTCATCATCATGTTGGTGGGGAACAAAACTGACCTGGCAGACAAGAG ACAGGTTTCTATAGAGGAGGGTGAGAGAAAAGCCCAAGAACTGAATATGATGTATATTGAAACCAGTGCTAAAGCAGGATATAATGTGAAACAG cttttccgTCGTGTGGCTGCTGCCTTACCTGGGATGGACAGCACACCAGAGAAGAGCAAAGAAGACA TGATTGACATCAAACTAGAGAAACCTCCTGAGCAGCCAGTAACGGAGAGCGGGTGCTCCTGCTAA